The following are from one region of the Staphylococcus schleiferi genome:
- a CDS encoding helix-turn-helix transcriptional regulator produces MQGINIELMKQYTSSAYRVFNHVELFVSFEGVLTLELNGKVTHFHHQIAIVNHNDLVKVTQAQAIVKLTVPLQYFSEFNADYFLGYFNPNKLSSHNKIKEIIKHLIVEENSDMYYENIQTLIKLLYNETFIELGRIYIPHIHVNSILFNNMIDYVHQHAKYRLSLQELSEHFFVSQSYVSILFGKYLDYNFKKYYASMKIALSMYNLATSHDSINQIATQYSFTNYNHYSKQFKRFVGISPIEFRKQSQKRSHQVTVVPFDTQYFDTHLRKSSTIPSPHKVDIFLDQLTPPQWIEKKEVLLEIVNLDDISQIFGSQNQLEAHHHAHAIQLFFNPSDLETFHFGHTHHIELLSQLLCEYGYKVAYRIHSLQAYEIFKNQFYYPLIRIIEQQPNDFNQHKFKLNIILDHESLSVHEIQSIIEKVKALHSDSQFTLDIALPLTPSKKAQLKLLLQQRIVFDYYMLDALQLNQIYMYHLDLHTQFESKFAQVIQTLRQEYQLAQTPMIIKSVPQLFTAKQHAMPREEQLLKLWLNVDALCLPLISKDSQNNGFYNRFGHHNAIQHVFNLLQPFSHTFSVRTSTYLIHETAYAYEILLFHADQAPKNVSFDLYGTNQLHRHFVVEYTYHPTYSNLDHIMHVQTQDYYVPRHFVSSIHMTNHLLFHIQLHHFEHTSYETTLPQGVMKLIKIIKNKATRHSDVL; encoded by the coding sequence ATGCAAGGCATTAATATTGAACTAATGAAACAATATACGTCTTCTGCTTATCGTGTTTTTAATCATGTAGAATTATTTGTTTCGTTTGAAGGCGTTCTGACACTCGAGCTCAACGGTAAAGTGACTCACTTTCATCATCAAATTGCCATCGTGAATCACAATGACTTAGTCAAAGTGACCCAAGCGCAAGCCATCGTCAAATTGACAGTGCCTCTACAGTATTTTTCTGAATTTAATGCTGATTATTTCCTAGGTTATTTTAATCCTAATAAACTCTCTTCTCATAATAAAATTAAAGAAATCATAAAACATCTCATCGTTGAAGAAAACAGTGATATGTACTATGAAAACATTCAAACTTTGATTAAATTACTCTACAATGAAACATTCATTGAATTGGGTCGAATTTATATCCCGCATATACACGTGAATAGTATTTTATTTAATAATATGATTGATTATGTACATCAACACGCCAAATATCGCCTATCGTTACAAGAATTAAGTGAACATTTCTTTGTTTCCCAATCCTATGTGTCTATCCTTTTTGGCAAATACTTAGACTATAATTTTAAAAAATACTACGCTTCAATGAAAATCGCATTGTCTATGTACAACCTAGCCACATCGCATGATTCGATTAATCAAATTGCGACACAATACAGTTTTACAAACTACAACCATTATTCTAAGCAGTTTAAGCGTTTTGTAGGTATCAGTCCGATAGAATTTCGCAAACAAAGCCAAAAAAGAAGTCATCAAGTCACGGTCGTCCCTTTCGATACACAATATTTTGATACCCATTTGAGAAAATCCAGTACAATTCCTTCACCACATAAGGTGGACATATTTTTAGATCAACTCACTCCACCTCAATGGATTGAAAAGAAAGAAGTATTACTTGAAATCGTTAACTTAGACGACATCAGTCAAATATTTGGTAGTCAAAATCAATTAGAGGCACATCATCATGCACATGCCATTCAGTTGTTTTTTAATCCATCAGATCTTGAAACATTTCATTTTGGACATACACATCATATTGAATTACTCAGTCAATTGCTATGTGAATACGGTTATAAAGTGGCATATCGAATCCATTCATTACAAGCGTATGAAATCTTTAAAAATCAATTCTATTATCCGTTAATACGTATCATAGAACAGCAGCCTAATGATTTTAATCAGCATAAATTCAAGCTCAATATCATATTAGACCATGAATCTCTATCTGTTCATGAAATTCAATCTATCATTGAAAAAGTGAAAGCTTTACATTCGGATAGTCAGTTCACACTTGATATTGCGCTACCTTTAACACCAAGTAAAAAAGCGCAATTAAAGTTATTACTTCAACAACGCATCGTTTTTGATTATTATATGTTGGATGCTTTACAACTCAACCAAATTTATATGTATCACCTTGATTTACATACGCAATTTGAGTCAAAATTTGCGCAAGTGATACAAACGTTGCGACAAGAATATCAACTTGCGCAAACACCGATGATTATCAAATCAGTGCCACAACTTTTCACAGCGAAACAACATGCGATGCCACGTGAAGAGCAACTTCTTAAGCTTTGGCTGAATGTAGATGCGCTATGCTTACCACTGATTTCCAAGGACAGCCAAAATAACGGCTTTTATAATCGTTTCGGTCATCATAATGCCATTCAACATGTATTTAATTTATTGCAACCTTTTAGCCATACGTTTAGTGTTCGAACATCTACCTATCTCATTCATGAAACCGCGTATGCATATGAAATTTTGTTATTTCATGCAGATCAAGCGCCCAAAAATGTTTCTTTTGATTTATATGGTACCAACCAATTGCATCGTCATTTTGTGGTTGAATATACTTACCACCCCACATACAGCAACCTAGACCATATCATGCATGTGCAAACGCAAGATTATTACGTCCCAAGACACTTTGTCTCTTCTATTCATATGACAAATCATCTCTTATTTCATATTCAATTACATCACTTTGAACATACATCATACGAAACGACATTACCACAGGGAGTCATGAAACTCATTAAAATTATTAAAAATAAAGCAACACGTCACTCAGACGTGTTGTGA
- a CDS encoding DUF4889 domain-containing protein — MKQKQSLGIIIIIAMLIVTVGVVVAMMLSGQKEIYYGYMKDSTTAEKVISESDKTVKENVKIPTDNNFQPKKGDFVKLTAKKDDPDHFVKKQIVSHDDVPHGLMMKIHDMHNMDMHHH; from the coding sequence ATGAAGCAAAAACAATCTCTTGGTATTATCATCATTATTGCGATGCTAATTGTGACGGTAGGTGTCGTTGTTGCGATGATGCTTTCTGGTCAAAAAGAAATATATTACGGATATATGAAAGACAGCACAACAGCTGAAAAAGTAATCAGTGAATCTGATAAGACGGTTAAAGAAAACGTTAAAATCCCTACGGATAATAATTTCCAACCTAAAAAAGGCGACTTTGTTAAATTAACAGCTAAAAAAGATGATCCAGATCATTTCGTTAAAAAACAAATCGTATCACATGATGATGTTCCACATGGCTTAATGATGAAAATTCATGACATGCATAACATGGACATGCATCACCATTAA
- a CDS encoding YozE family protein, which produces MSFYDFMLDFLGDDTPLGTLAAHLEEDPSYPRELIQPEEILFYFNQLDTVDNELIETVKRAIQLYGAK; this is translated from the coding sequence ATGAGTTTTTATGATTTTATGTTAGATTTTTTAGGCGATGATACACCTCTTGGGACGTTGGCCGCACATCTTGAAGAAGATCCATCTTACCCTAGAGAATTAATTCAGCCTGAAGAAATTTTATTTTACTTTAATCAACTCGATACTGTAGATAATGAATTGATTGAAACAGTGAAACGTGCGATTCAATTGTATGGGGCAAAATAA
- a CDS encoding CynX/NimT family MFS transporter, with product MSEQLLNHKIQNQWLRVIGIVLIASTLRAPLTSVGPVIDPIKQDLHINNGIAGLITTIPLIIFGMVSPFVARILSRISMSQLLFMTLILTVISLVVRVSGGVSAFFIGTLFLGIAIALANVTLPAYAKASFPLQIGLITGIYSATMNFTAGLGGGLSFPLASLSPLSYRLSLSFWIIFAILALIVWLPQLKQNPHVSTQTGHGLKKPIYRSKMAWAVALTMAFQSMMFYSIVAWYPSILVSKRIAPETAGYFLMLNQFAQLPMTFVFPIIAAKMQTQRSLVIIITCLMGLGFSLLLSQQVVVLLIAMILTGMGIGACFSLCMTLFSIRSRTTAGSTMLSGFGQSIGYWVAALGPFILGVAHDHFHGWTIAIILFFVMVVGVFAAGMYATQNAYIEDR from the coding sequence ATGTCAGAACAATTACTGAATCATAAAATTCAAAATCAATGGCTACGCGTAATTGGCATCGTGTTGATTGCCTCGACGTTACGTGCGCCACTTACGTCTGTTGGACCTGTCATTGACCCAATAAAGCAAGATTTACATATTAATAACGGAATTGCAGGACTGATTACGACAATCCCGCTTATCATTTTCGGTATGGTGTCACCATTTGTAGCACGTATCCTTTCTCGTATTTCAATGTCACAACTTTTATTTATGACGCTGATTTTGACTGTCATCTCATTAGTCGTGAGAGTTTCTGGTGGTGTGAGTGCCTTTTTCATTGGCACACTGTTTTTAGGTATAGCGATTGCTTTAGCGAATGTGACTTTACCCGCATACGCAAAAGCATCTTTTCCATTACAAATTGGCCTCATTACGGGCATTTATAGTGCAACAATGAACTTTACTGCAGGATTGGGAGGCGGATTGAGTTTTCCGCTTGCTTCTTTATCGCCCTTGTCTTATCGCCTTTCACTCTCGTTTTGGATTATTTTCGCAATACTGGCACTCATCGTGTGGCTTCCGCAACTCAAACAAAATCCCCATGTTTCAACACAAACAGGTCATGGATTAAAAAAGCCAATTTATCGCTCTAAAATGGCTTGGGCAGTCGCTTTGACGATGGCCTTTCAATCGATGATGTTTTATAGTATTGTCGCATGGTATCCTTCTATTTTAGTAAGTAAAAGGATTGCACCCGAGACGGCGGGCTACTTTCTGATGCTGAATCAATTCGCACAACTACCGATGACCTTTGTGTTTCCAATTATCGCTGCTAAAATGCAGACACAGAGAAGTCTCGTTATCATTATTACATGCCTCATGGGATTGGGATTTAGTTTATTACTTAGTCAGCAAGTGGTGGTCTTGCTCATTGCGATGATATTGACAGGAATGGGCATTGGCGCATGTTTCAGTTTATGTATGACACTCTTTTCAATTCGTTCGCGCACGACTGCTGGAAGTACGATGTTGTCAGGATTTGGGCAATCTATAGGGTATTGGGTTGCAGCTTTAGGACCCTTTATTTTAGGTGTAGCGCATGATCACTTTCATGGTTGGACCATCGCGATTATATTATTTTTTGTGATGGTCGTCGGTGTCTTCGCTGCCGGGATGTATGCCACACAAAATGCATATATTGAAGATCGATAA